A stretch of the Lolium perenne isolate Kyuss_39 chromosome 3, Kyuss_2.0, whole genome shotgun sequence genome encodes the following:
- the LOC139838459 gene encoding hydroxyphenylpyruvate reductase-like has product MCWHPHSVLQTLSLLVWFMNGAPSRHVILSFSGKRVGIIGLGRIGLAVATRVEAFDCPVNYYQRTKKEYPNYTYYPSVVELAANSDVLVVACPLNEQTRHIVNREVIDALGPKGVLINIGRGPHVDEPELVSALVEGRLGGAGLDVFEDEPNVPEALFNLDNVVLVPHVGSGTHETRQAMADLVLGNLEAHVLKKPLLTPVV; this is encoded by the exons ATGTGTTGGCATCCACATTCTGTACTCCAAACTCTGAGTTTGCTAGTCTGGTTTATGAACGGAGCACCATCTCGGCATGTTATTCTTTCT TTCAGTGGCAAAAGAGTGGGCATCATTGGGCTGGGCAGGATAGGGCTTGCTGTTGCCACAAGGGTGGAGGCCTTTGATTGCCCAGTCAACTACTACCAGAGAACAAAGAAAGAATACCCCAATTACACCTATTACCCTAGTGTGGTTGAATTGGCAGCAAACAGCGATGTCCTCGTGGTGGCTTGCCCACTGAATGAGCAGACCCGCCACATTGTCAACCGTGAGGTGATCGATGCGCTGGGTCCCAAGGGCGTGCTCATAAACATCGGGCGTGGCCCTCATGTCGATGAGCCTGAGCTCGTCTCTGCGCTCGTCGAGGGGCGCCTCGGCGGGGCAGGCCTTGACGTGTTTGAGGATGAGCCCAATGTCCCGGAAGCGCTCTTTAACCTTGACAACGTCGTCCTGGTGCCGCACGTGGGGAGCGGGACACACGAGACTCGTCAAGCGATGGCGGACCTGGTACTCGGTAACCTGGAGGCGCATGTCCTGAAGAAGCCGCTGCTGACTCCTGTTGTGTGA
- the LOC127341996 gene encoding glyoxylate/hydroxypyruvate/pyruvate reductase 2KGR-like: protein MAMDSLSDVSVLLMYPVNAYLEQELDRRFSLLRLWEHSPPDSLFRAHGSTIRAVVGYHGHKVDAALLDALPSLEIVSSFSVGINHVDLAECRERGIRVTNTPDVLTDDVADLAVGLAIAALRKIPQADRYVRAGLWKAKGDYTLTTRFSGKRVAILGLGRIGLAVAKRAEAFDCSISYHSRSQKPFPNYRFFTNVVDLAANCDVLIVACSLNAETHHIVSREVIHALGPEGVLINIGRGAHVDEPELVSALLEKRLGAAGLDVFEHEPFPPEQLLGLDNVVLVPHVGSDTEETCKAMADLVLQNLEAHALNKPLLTPVI from the exons ATGGCGATGGACTCCCTCAGCGACGTCAGCGTGCTGCTGATGTACCCCGTGAACGCCTACCTGGAGCAGGAGCTCGACCGCCGCTTCAGCCTCCTCCGCCTCTGGGAGCACTCCCCGCCCGACTCCCTCTTCCGCGCCCACGGGTCCACTATCCGCGCCGTCGTGGGATATCACGGCCACAAGGTCGACGCTGCGCTCCTGGACGCCCTGCCGTCCCTCGAGATCGTCTCGTCCTTTTCCGTCGGAATCAACCACGTGGACCTCGCCGAGTGCCGCGAGCGGGGGATCCGCGTCACCAACACCCCCGACGTCCTCACCGACGACGTCGCCGACCTCGCCGTCGGCCTCGCCATCGCCGCGCTCAGGAAGATCCCGCAGGCCGACCGATACGTGCGCGCCGGGTTGTGGAAGGCCAAGGGCGACTACACACTGACCACTCGG TTCAGTGGAAAAAGAGTTGCTATTCTTGGGCTTGGCAGGATAGGTTTAGCTGTAGCAAAAAGAGCTGAGGCATTTGATTGCTCGATCAGTTATCATTCAAGATCACAGAAGCCATTTCCAAACTACAGGTTCTTTACAAATGTTGTTGACCTGGCAGCCAATTGTGACGTGCTTATTGTGGCATGTTCGCTTAATGCAGAAACCCATCACATTGTTAGTCGTGAAGTCATCCATGCATTAGGACCAGAGGGTGTACTAATAAACATTGGCCGTGGAGCACACGTGGATGAACCTGAGCTTGTGTCTGCTCTTCTTGAGAAACGCTTGGGAGCAGCAGGCCTTGATGTGTTTGAACATGAGCCCTTTCCTCCAGAGCAGCTTCTTGGTTTAGATAATGTCGTGTTGGTCCCCCATGTAGGAAGTGATACAGAAGAAACATGCAAGGCAATGGCTGATCTAGTTCTACAGAATTTGGAGGCACATGCTTTGAACAAGCCCTTACTCACTCCAGTCATCTGA